The stretch of DNA CACTGTGACCTAACCAAAATCAAATGTATAATGATTCAATAATGTGAAATCAAATCAACCAACACATACAATGCAAATTGAATAAACGCTGCATAAGGAAATAAAGTGTCGATGTTGAATTTTTAGGGTTTCTTTTCTGGGTAAATTCCTAAAATTAATGTGAACATTTATCTTCAATTGAAGCTAATTAAAACACAATTGAAAAGATTTGATGAACAAAAGGGTAAATAAAACAGAAATTAATGTTACCTTATCCATTTTAGCTTCTGCGACAATGGCGGCCAAGCAAGGTGCAGATTAAGATGATCCAGAGCAGtaccgatgatgatgaagatgattaacagaAATAAATGGGTGGATTAGAGATGAATGACAGAAATGGCGATTTTGATTGTCAATTTTTAGGGTTTATTTTCTGGGGAATTTTTAGGTAATTAAGGTAAATTGTGTGAAAATAAGGTGAAGGGTCACTTAAGTGGAAGAGTTACCTGTTTATCAGGTTTCCGTTCAACTAAGGCAGTAGGAGTTAAATGAGGGCATAATTGGGTTTTTTTTGGGTTATTGTATAGTTCATATTACTTTGAGCAGGACAGGcataatcaatatatataactaaaggaggctttttttttctaattatactattagcattagaattaggagataattaattatttataatttttctattataattaggaatataattttcctattagaaattagaattaattaattattttacaattttcttattagaaataggaaataaattaacaatttattaagactttttttcctaattatactattagaattaggagataataattatttaaaaattttttattataattgggaatatgattttcctattagaaatgagaattaattagttattttacaattttattattagaaacactaaataaataaattaattatctacaatttattattattaaaaaactattcattagtatttgttcactttttttattaaattagaaggaaaaaaacatttgatatatttataatatccaattttataaccactttcgattaaaaaaatgaggtattatgagactaaaaggccctaggccgaactgggttgtgacaaatgtgcatgcgtaatacgtactacatggaatttactcatatAAAGACTAAAATGACTGCTGAAATAtgccctacgtcttttgttattgctaatgtcataattaattatacataatacgaagtttatttttcaaatgtcatatgcatttctcctactaattttaaagttatttccctcacaatacacttcaacttctattgataatttattatatattatttacattcatttgtcattatataaaagtatattaatcaaaatttaaataaaatatccacaaattattgataagtacaaaggttgatatctatttttcaaggagtattaaaagatatagaaagttgctgctaatttgcgaatcgaaatatcatattatgacaaatgagtaaatgttttgaaaaacttatTGTACGAttgttttaaaatttaaagtaaaaatggtaccacgagtaataaaatagatttgaatgaggcttgaaggtaaattagatacacttattatagaaatatgtataaggttaagattcaattcaagcaacggtAAACATTTAATAAAAAGTCATggaaaacacataaaagggtaagagtagtttTTCCCTAACACGATGAATATCGTCTCTCTCAaacttttcttctgacaaatttacatgcataaaaaacggtactattcaattatatgtagcaaactaattattgttgatgctatatgTTTTTATTTGTGTGTAAActgagcacatcatcactataatttagggagagatatgaattggggaagggtgaaacatattcgtcatgcataatacgatacTTTAACCACCTTTaagcaaaaatataaaaataaatgaaaaaatttaaacctaaaagggggtcacgtacttgccaactcttctttagttctctaccgcattaatattctcatgaagtttatgacatttatttcatattaataaaaaaaatgattatactgcttcgtacaatttgtgatttataacttttagctaacttatttgaacttacttaaatttatatattttaagtgaagaatattaattataaatatgataaagatagagtttgatctttaatttcctcggagataaaaaaactcaaattttattttcttaaaatatactccctctcatccactcttttcttccctatttcctaaaacggattattcaggttttcttcccctttcctttttgagaaagtttttattaatattatactcctacctctctccactcatcaaaccccaccatatcctttattaatatttaattctaattattactacctctctccaataacaAACCTCACACATcttctttattaatatttaatcctaattattcatacctctctccaattatCAAACTTCACTCAtatctttatcaatattatactccccacccttaatctccgtgcccacctcaaagagaaagaaaagagtggatgggagggagtattaattaaaggtcataatgtaaaacaggaaattacaccacaatttaatatttcaatatgtcgatgataaACACTccaaatagcacatttgttatttaaatagtgtaaaaactctcaaaatgctaaaaaaaatgcTCAATCcgtcgttatcaaacaaaacctaagtttctgcatttttttgtcatgttcaacttaatctttacgggatttaaaaatgatgaagttcagaaaaTAGCgattagttttctgttagttagatggactttttaagagagagatgaaaactttgcattttagaccgttttatgtgtgaaccaaatgaattaagtagtgggctaaaggttgtttcgagtgggaatgaggttgattgcgacgagttggttgactaaagtttttccttactagatctagaaaggggataataattatgagataataaaatttgaagaaaaaaggacaataaaaatgagatggaggtagtaagatttatttatgtagaatgaaataaatagcaaagttcgcGTATAtgtataatattcaaacttattcagtttacaaacatagtacccaaacactttgttttgaatatctggaatggaggtaggggaggggacgagaaaaagactaggaagggaaagggagagagataagagggaagacTCCTTCTTAAaattttctttgttgaaggagaaataaattgtctttgataagggagacgaggattcatatcatctggagtaaagattggtgtttcatggaggtgaatgtgatttatgacttcttagatgtaaaacgtggcagaaaggtagtgatagtggcaGTGGAAttgaggttgtttcaagtagtaagaactaattaCACTGGCCGATATTTTATTTTGCGGTTAAATTAGTAGGGTGAAGGGAGGGTGTATTTGtagagggtgatgagtttaacgaggatagtgataataaataaggttattatcagcaaaatatcgcctgcgttaaaacatataggtaacatgaataataacaagaaacctcaaatgATCATACtaataaacttaatcttgaccccatcaatccaaattaaagtaaatcttaattctaacaaaattGTCGAGAATAAGGGTTAatttccattggattgtggatttttctagaagtggggggtttagtttttcacttggttgaataatttgagagaagtttcgaagacaatgatcgatctttcaagggataagattgttttagatcatgtgtgtgaacaGGGAAGAAAATAGGGTtctgcgtgaaggattttgtttcaaatgagaagatgggggtaAGACTATTGTTATAAGGGAGTGTCATAAGCAAccccagccatgtagtattgcgttggaatttggttcacattcaaaggtacgtctatcgtttgaccgggagatataatatttaactacctgtaaatatttttacgtaactaccatttaaccaacaatgattaaattatggttgttattctaaagaaggagatttgttgcatcattgagttgattatgcaaagtagatattactGTTTTatttgaccaattgaaaaacaaacaggcattaatgaacaaaatctaaaaacactcagtcccaagtatcatatatataaattttatattggttttattttcctaaaaaaataacattgtcgagagcaagagTTAGTTTCAATTGGATGGTGTATTTTTTTAGAAGTAGGGCTTTAGTTTTTCaattggttggataaatttgagataagtttcgtAGATAATAATCAATCTCTCAAGGGATGAGAttattttagatcatgtgtgaaaatagggaagaaaaataggggtctgcgtggaagattttgtttcaaatgagaagatgggggcctAGACTATtgctagagagagagagagagagagagagagagagagagagagaaagagagagagagagagagagggtgtGGGGATGTCATAAgcagccctagccatgtagtattgcgccgaaatttggttcacattcaaacgtacttttatattttgaccgggagatataatatTCTAATTACCTCTAattgtttttacataattacaatttgatccaacAATGAataattatggttgttattcaaaagaaggaaattttttgcatcattgagttgattatgcatagtaaatattattgttttccttgaccaattgaaaaacaaacaggtattaatgaacaaattctaaaaactatcagtttaaatatcatatatataaacatcatattggttttattttccaaaaaaaaagtactttattaatcaaacactcttttattcttatgtcaatattatgttaacgggaattgtttgttggtcatgcggtatacataaaatcttagacacgaacgatgtactatatgtctatattccattttattgtgaaatttatcacatattattttaatatccgtgcaacgcacgggcaagaaaactagttgGGATTATTCCCATCAATTAACCCTATTTTTTTTTGAGAGAggacaatttttttttgaaaggatTCAGTTGCAAAGTTATCAAAAAAGAAAGACAGGAAGGGTCGAAGGGATAAGGCAAAGCGAAGACAACAAAATGGCAGCAGCTTCCCTAACTGCCGCAAGTATCGCCGGCGGCCACCGTCTATCTCTGCCGTACATACCTCAACTCAACCTCAAACCTCCTCCACTTCTTCCCTTCCATTCTCTCTCCTCCTCCTTTTCCGGCACTCGTATCTGCTTCGCCGCCGTATCCGCCGCCGTCTCCGGACGCTTCCACGTCTCTGGCCGCTTCGCCGGTAAAAATTCCGACGATGATCAAGCTCCTGACTTCTCCTCCCTTAGGTATAATTCTCGCTCCTTTTCACCgcgttcttgttgttgttgttgtttatgtTGTTGTTGTCCTTGTGTAATTCTTGAGTTTTGATGGAATTGTTTTAGGTCAGATAAAGTCCGGCTTATTGATGAACAGCAGAATATGGTTAGTtacttgctttttttttttagtttaactaattaattaatgattttatgtttgtggttgatattgtgattattaGCATTTTACTTGATTGTATTTGTATTGATTGATATAAAGTTGAAATAACAGGTTGGAATTGTATCCAAAAGCGAGGCAATTCGACGAGCTGAGGATTCCGAGCTTGACTTGGTATGTGTCTTTCATTTTCGAGACAGACAACAGTCATACCGCTTTAGTTACATTGAATTCAACACTTTGTTTTGTATTAATTCATTCATGGATGAATTCGAGATGCTAGTTAGAAAGTAATCCGTGTAACTTTAAAGAATGTTGCTTTAGGAGTTCTTCTTGGTGTAGTTTATATTGCTTAATATATCAGCACACTTGTTCATAAAATcaaaacttgataatgagtgcggTTAGCTTATTGCTTTTCTTTTCACCCTGCTTTGCCAAGTGTGTTAATGGACTCCATATGACAACTTCTGTAGACTAGTTCCACCGAACCCAGTGATTTAGAGTTCCCTCAATTGAAAATTGGTGGTAAAGCTACATGTATTAGACTGAACATATTAGTCTTCATAACTTTTGATTTACAGATCAAGGGGTTGCTTGCCGTGGCACTTCTTATGTTTAGCCTGATCACTAATATGTGTCTTACTTGTTAAGAAGGGGGTCTACTTCTGTAATATTAGCTGTATAATGTAAGTAGTACTCCCTCCGTGCCAGTCATTTCtttacctttggttttggcacaaagaccaaggaaagaggagggggccaattattagatgacaagtgaaCTAAATTGAGTGTACAGGATCAAATTGCCCATCAaaggcattcctaaaatagaaaggtaaacaattgactgagacaccaaaAATGGAATAGGtgaacaaatgaccgggacggagggagtatatgttatAATAGAAGTGCTCCATAGGCTGACAATGATTACCATTAACTTGTAGGTGGTTGTTTCTCCAGATGCAGAGCCTCCAGTTGTCAGAAtcatgaattatgagtatgttacTCTCTTATCCATTCCTGCTTTCATAGTCTTGTAGTATCAGCCTATCAGCTCATCAGATTCCTCCAGTTGACTACTATGCTCCTTCACTTTGGTTGTGTGTGCGACAGTCCGCCATCCCCACACGAAACTTTGACAATTCATTTGTGGCAAAAAAATGTGAACTTATTCACAGAATTTCAGACACTGTTATTTTTAATGCTTGCGGCCGAGTCATAGTAACATAAGTTGACTTGGTAACTTCAAATTATATCATCAAAATGGCCGACAGAGAGAATCTAGGTTCTACATAGCAATGCTTGCTGTGAGTTGACTAGATTTATGGTTTTAATATTCTATCTTGGTATTCTCAGTAAATATAGATACGaacaacaaaagaagaaaagggagCAGCAAAAGAAAAGTGCTGGTAAATGCcttctctattttattttcaTCTGTCTTACTAATAATATAGAATTGTCGTGCTGTGAGGGAATATGATATTAACTCTGCTTTTGAATGTCAGCTAGTCGCATGGACTTGAAGGAGCTCAAAATGGGGTAAGTGTATTATATGTTTATGCCCTCTAGCCCTTTTCTCCTAGTTTGCTCTTGGAATTCGGTAGCTAGTATTAGCTGTTATTATCAAGACCTTTTATTGCATAACCGCgctgcttttttttttctttcagatACAACATTGATGTACATGATTACACTGTACGCCTGAAAGCCGCACAAAAGTTCTTGAAAGATGGTGATAAGGTTACCCTTAGCTCCCTATTTTCCACCACTTCTGATTTTTAGTCTATTATCCAATTAGCACAATCATGTCTCAGTATGATAGTGTATTTTTGTTCACAGGTAAAGGTTATAGTCAATTTGAAGGGGCGTGGGAATGTCTTTTTGGAAAAGGCAATTCAGCTTATCAGAAAGTTCCAGAACGACCTTGGGGAGGTAATAAACTAATTCATGTGAAATATATGGCGAGTTATTTATCTTAGTAGTCACTTAGTGACATGCTGGTTTCTTGCAATTATGCAATGATTGACACTGTTTATAGTTTAGTCTGCTGAACTCAGCTAGAGTCGCTAGATCGGGTTTGGGATGGTTCAGTAGGAGTAGGTTGGGAGGGAGGTGTGTGAGGAGTGGCAGGTGGGTTTGGCTGCGGGTTGGGAGGAGGGTCAAGAGTAGGTGGAGTGGTCGAAGACCACAGGGGAAACATGGGAGTCAGGGGGTCGAAGTAGAGCAAAAGAGGGGGTGATCTGGTGGTTTTGTTTGGCAAAGGGAAAGACGTTGTCAACAGTTACATGCTGTGATAATATGATTTTACCGGATGACACATCGAGACAACGATTCCCACGATTACCAGAAGGATACCTTAAGAAGACACATAAGGTGGACTGGGTTTGAAGCTTGTGAGAACGTTCGGAGGATAGATTAGGATAACACGTACAACCAAACACTCGAAGTTGATCATATGAAGGGTGTTTAAGGTACAGAACAGAGGTGGGGGAGTGGCACTCAAGATTTTTTGTGGGCAATATATTTTGGAGATGGGTGGCAGCATGGACGGCGTCCAGTCACCCAATGATTTGCGGGTAAGAAGGCATGATGAAGGAGGGCTAAGAGGATTTCATTTAAGCGGCATATCATATGCTCAGCCTTTCCGTTTTGAGATGAGGTTTGAGGGCATGAAAAACGGAAGACTAGCCCGTGATCAAGGATTCAAGGGCATGTTTATGGAACGGAGAATTATCAAACTCACCACCCATGTCACATTGAAAACTTTTGATATCTTTGGCAAATTGGGTTTTCACAAAGGTTCAAAATTGGAGAAATTTTTGAAAAGCCTCGGACTTAAATTGAAATAGGTAAATCCATACAAAGTTTGAGAAACTATCGATTAGTACCATGTATTTATACCCACTTTTATTTAGCACAAGCAAGGCCCCATGATTACTATGAACAATATCGTAAGGAGTAAGCGCAGTAGAagtagatgccaaaaattgaaGTCTTTTATGCTTGCTTGTTTGACAAGAATGACATAAAGAACTCATAGTTTTATACAACCAATTTTGGAATTTAATCTAATAAAATCTAAAACATGAGTCTTGGGATGACCAAGATGATTGCACCGAAGATCCGAGGAGGAGGCGACCAAAGACGGAAATTACTAGGTTGCAACACATTGGTGGGCAACTGGACACCAATTCAACTAGTTGTttatgtttttaatttttttgtgagGAATATTTTAATGATGAAACGTAAACTACTTGTATGAGAGGAAGTATACTTTTTAGcaagtttttatttattttttcttcaaatgaaagTGTCTTAGAGTCCATTCATGTCAAAGAGTAAACAGTATTTACACCTGCGTGTAACTATAGTTCACAACTCTTTCATTGTGCTCCATAAAAATTTCATGGCTTATAGATGTGATTTACAATTCGTGCAGCTTGCAACGGAGGAGAACAACAATTTTGCACGTAGGAAAAGAGAAGAGATCACCGAAAGGTTTATATACATGATTATTGTACCAAACAAAAACCTTGTACAGAAAACACAGGAAGCACCAAAGAAGAAGAGTAGTACAGCTCCTAACGAAGTCTCGGCTAGTGTTGTACCCGAAAAAAGTGCTGTTTAATGAGTTTTAGCAGAAGGGTCATTGATTTTTAGCAGGTAAATGGTAACTATCATGTTTATCTATGTATGGTAAAAAAAATCGAGTTGCTGTGTAAGCTGTATAGTATCAATGACATTGAGTTTGTATGACTTGAAAGAATGATTGATAGCAGTAGAAATAGCTTTGGTTGTGCTTAAATGGCACCCCCAATTCCGATGTATACGTTTGTGGACCTATTCTGTTTGTCAAGtcccagtaagtggattatacatctgatgtaatACATCAGATGACATAGTTTTTGAGTATTtagataaagtttttgagttttaatttaaaaattttgagttttattataaagtttttgaattcatttatttaaaaattaatctcaaaaagttacattattactcaaaaaaattacatataagctcaggaaaaaaaatgatttttgacatcataaaactaaaatgtaatttatatactCTATAAAACTCAAAAagaatacacaaaaactcaaaaactcaTCAAGTGTGAGATAGTAGAATCCTTTTTCTCGTCAAGTCCCTAGTTCACTCCAaatcgaaatcaattttcaagtGTTGTATAGATCTCAGAGTAATTTTCCTTTTTTCCTTTAATATTTGAAtctattgatttaattttttggTGTAAATTTGAAGATGATTTAATAACGCTAGACGACGAATGCAGTTTGATTAAACAATAGAAATTTGAAGATAATTTAACAAGATTACTAAAAGATCAAGTGCATCAAGAGCTTCCTCATATACATGAAAGTTTACCCATTTTTAATCAAACCAGACTTGCAACTTTACCCATATATCAAAATTCCCATGAATGATGGAAAATTTAAAATTATTCAGTTCGCCCTAATGGTGTGTTTTGGGAACTTAGACTTAGATTTGAATTCCGGACTTCAGACATTTCAAGCATTTAAGAACCCATAGAATTTGGAATTAGAATTGAACTCAATTCCTTTCAATTCGAACCTAGTTAGAATTTGGCACTCTCAAATTCCTATCATATAGTAGTCATTTCAATTCCATCACTACTCGATTACGTTCTTTGTGATGCAAGTTTCATCgaaatatttttatttatgaatttttttagtcacaaatattttccgtcacaaaattaatttttttgtaataaaaaattacaaaaataatagGTTTAGTTGGTAAGTTATAATTGGTGGCGCTCATGACCTGAGTTTAAATCCCGTGATTATTAAAATCGTTCTTATGACTCCCTTTAGAAAAAAAACACTAGATATCATGATATAATTTACAAACATTTCATGATGAaacttttttattttcaaaaagttCTTTTCACGAGACTAGCGCTCATCAGACACTTCAACTCAACATAACACAACAAAATACGTGTCAACACTTAATGAACCATGTCCAATTTATTATTTTTCAAGTTTGGACACTCTTCAGACACTTCAACTCAGCATAATATAGATATATAATTTACAAACATTTCATGATAAAACCATGACTTATTTTCTATATAATATGTTGGAATATGAGTTATTTTTAATGTAACCTTTATGTTTTAACGAATTACTCCCTCCGCCCCCAATGAATGgttacatttgctttattttcctctcacaaTAAAGTTAAAGTACATTATTATGTGGGATAGAGGGGGTAACATATACAGTATATAATAAATAATTTAAACTTTTATTttaaattaatataaataattttataaaagtAGAGTTATACTTTTATTTAtaactataaaaaaaaaatattttttttattaaattcaaACGACGTGCCGTGTCCTACAACACGGGATGTCATATCACGTGTCAATTTCGCGTCCGTATCCGTTGGTAGAAGGTTGAACACCAAAAGCAAAGAAGGCAACGTTAGTTAAAGAGATGGTAGAAGGAAGAGGAAGCTTTACTTGATGGCAATGAAGAATGGAGACTTTACAACAAACAAATACTTGACATGTTTACTCAATTAATTAGGTGAGATCTCTCTATGCTTTACTTGATAACATCTTACCCATCTTCTTCCATAAAAGAGAAAGCTTCCTCTTACCCACACTTCCTAACTTCACTTCACTCTTTcacatcccccaactaccacttcTCCATGGAGGCTAGTGCCGGTCTTGTCGCCGGTTCTCATAACCGGAATGAACTTGTTGTCATTCATGGCCATGAAGAGGTATGTTTTTTTGCATGTACGAGTACTACATAACAAGAAGTAATGATTTAGGTTGTATTGAGTTTCGATACCACCTTCTTACGTGCATTTTGTAATTCTGTCTGTTTATATGAAGTTTACACTTAGACGATGCATGCCAGGTGGTGATACTGAAACCCAATACAACCTGATAACACCTGACCATTTGTTAGCCGTAATGAGCTACTTAGAAACTAGAAACAACAATTTGAAACACgtattttcatgtttttttttttttttttgcgggcaTGTGTTGCGGAAAAACAAGCAACATGGTGTGTGTAA from Silene latifolia isolate original U9 population chromosome 10, ASM4854445v1, whole genome shotgun sequence encodes:
- the LOC141605830 gene encoding translation initiation factor IF3-4, chloroplastic; its protein translation is MAAASLTAASIAGGHRLSLPYIPQLNLKPPPLLPFHSLSSSFSGTRICFAAVSAAVSGRFHVSGRFAGKNSDDDQAPDFSSLRSDKVRLIDEQQNMVGIVSKSEAIRRAEDSELDLVVVSPDAEPPVVRIMNYDKYRYEQQKKKREQQKKSAASRMDLKELKMGYNIDVHDYTVRLKAAQKFLKDGDKVKVIVNLKGRGNVFLEKAIQLIRKFQNDLGELATEENNNFARRKREEITERFIYMIIVPNKNLVQKTQEAPKKKSSTAPNEVSASVVPEKSAV